In Spirochaeta thermophila DSM 6578, the following proteins share a genomic window:
- a CDS encoding FHA domain-containing protein, translating into MSLMMKRLVMMLLGVAGGVVVWPLLLLVESLQTTFSSYLVFSLLEGMLFGLVFGAVFGSFEGIVVSSRRKGLLGLLWGAIFGLSSGALGILLGQQVLFVVAEGVLSGWERGREAGLMFASGLGWGFIGLLVALTEGFRSRSLRKLGVGIAGGLAGGLVGGIALQAFKLSFPGSPWALLGGLVLFGLLLSFFYAFFENRFSWGALKVLTGPLKNKEYHLVKAKMSLGSDPKCDIVLRGYGEVRPVHAWIMMRKGKVVIRREGDASLRVNDRTVEEAQLRREDVIAFGKAKLIYGIFV; encoded by the coding sequence ATGTCGCTCATGATGAAACGTCTCGTGATGATGCTCCTGGGGGTGGCGGGGGGGGTCGTGGTGTGGCCCCTCCTGCTCCTCGTGGAGAGCCTGCAGACGACCTTTTCGAGCTATCTCGTGTTCTCACTGCTCGAAGGGATGCTCTTCGGCCTCGTCTTCGGTGCGGTCTTCGGTTCCTTCGAAGGAATCGTGGTCTCCTCGCGCAGAAAGGGGCTTCTCGGGCTGCTTTGGGGTGCGATCTTCGGCCTTTCGAGTGGCGCGCTGGGGATCCTCCTCGGCCAGCAGGTGCTCTTCGTGGTGGCCGAAGGAGTGCTCTCGGGGTGGGAACGGGGCCGGGAGGCGGGACTCATGTTCGCGAGCGGGCTCGGCTGGGGGTTCATAGGCCTTCTGGTGGCCCTCACCGAGGGGTTCAGGTCCCGATCCCTGCGCAAGCTCGGGGTGGGGATCGCAGGCGGGCTTGCCGGAGGCCTCGTGGGGGGGATTGCCCTCCAGGCCTTCAAGCTCTCCTTTCCCGGAAGTCCCTGGGCGCTTCTCGGAGGGCTCGTGCTCTTCGGACTTCTCTTGAGTTTCTTCTATGCCTTCTTCGAGAACCGGTTCTCGTGGGGTGCGCTCAAGGTCCTCACAGGGCCGCTCAAGAACAAGGAGTACCATCTGGTGAAGGCGAAGATGAGCCTCGGCTCCGATCCGAAGTGTGACATCGTGCTCAGGGGATACGGAGAAGTACGCCCGGTACACGCCTGGATCATGATGCGTAAGGGGAAGGTGGTGATCCGAAGGGAGGGGGATGCATCCCTCAGGGTGAACGACCGGACGGTGGAAGAGGCCCAGCTCAGGAGAGAGGATGTCATCGCCTTTGGCAAAGCCAAGCTCATCTACGGCATATTTGTGTAG
- a CDS encoding serine/threonine-protein kinase, which yields MAEQPKAIGNYKVISLLARGGMGAVYKALHPVLKRHVVIKKLALKGRKEVIERFKREAKILLDCKDQRIVHMYDYFTEGRSHYIVMEFVDGMAVDVLIKHRRYLPAPLALYILREVCYALKYAHDRGIVHRDIKPANILISKEGEVKLTDFGIAAIESDEEEDLTREGMTLGTPSYMPPEQFKDAKHVDKRADIYALGVMLYEMVTGKRPFPGNFAPETIMMIQKGRYLPVKKLNPDVPRTVSRIIRRTINPNPRRRFQDVAQIIRMVERYLSRFDEAELRHTLSAMVLQPAIPEPEFRQRRRGGLVAALLTFGVLLLGGAGYAGWWTGFIQETVLTSRYGRLAVEVRVPVGVKEPEELFLKGVLFINDRNEIPPAPYPPLRFEFAREEGENLVFSSRPLYVAPGAYRLKLMVEHRVYWYSWEILPLSEGEHPPLLVDVGEVAERPLRVEGVARDALSDTRILEGVRFLVLLDGRWVPIDEVEAERLVTGRVWRFRAEAAGYYPEVFSLLIRPGQDELILSAALVPKPGRLVLSAPEGVRFLLDGKERVRAGGQDLGWVDLSAYRGGEGVWDLPSGRYEAMVRKGEEEARLVFLLPPEGEVRLSVREGESGLMLMKEE from the coding sequence GTGGCGGAACAGCCCAAGGCGATAGGCAACTACAAGGTGATCTCACTCCTCGCTCGGGGCGGTATGGGTGCGGTGTACAAGGCCCTCCACCCTGTGCTCAAGCGCCACGTGGTGATAAAGAAGCTCGCCCTCAAGGGGAGGAAGGAGGTCATCGAACGCTTCAAACGTGAGGCGAAGATCCTCCTGGATTGCAAGGACCAGAGGATCGTCCACATGTACGACTATTTCACCGAGGGACGCTCCCACTATATCGTGATGGAGTTCGTGGACGGAATGGCCGTGGACGTGCTCATCAAGCACCGGCGATACCTTCCCGCTCCCCTCGCGCTCTACATCCTGCGCGAGGTATGCTATGCCCTCAAGTACGCGCACGACCGCGGTATCGTGCACAGGGACATCAAACCGGCCAACATCCTCATCTCCAAGGAGGGGGAGGTCAAGCTCACCGACTTCGGTATCGCCGCGATTGAGAGCGACGAGGAGGAGGATCTTACCCGAGAGGGGATGACCCTCGGCACGCCTTCCTACATGCCGCCCGAGCAGTTCAAGGATGCGAAACACGTGGACAAACGGGCCGACATCTACGCCCTCGGCGTGATGCTCTATGAGATGGTGACGGGTAAGCGTCCGTTTCCCGGCAACTTCGCTCCCGAGACCATCATGATGATCCAGAAGGGGCGCTACCTCCCGGTGAAGAAGCTCAATCCCGATGTGCCCCGCACGGTGAGCAGGATCATCCGCAGGACCATCAATCCCAATCCCCGGAGGCGGTTCCAGGATGTGGCCCAGATCATCCGGATGGTGGAGCGCTACCTCTCGCGCTTCGATGAGGCCGAACTCAGGCATACGCTCTCGGCCATGGTGCTCCAGCCTGCGATCCCCGAGCCCGAGTTCAGGCAACGGAGGCGGGGGGGGCTTGTGGCGGCGCTTCTCACATTCGGTGTGCTCCTCTTGGGAGGTGCGGGGTATGCGGGATGGTGGACCGGTTTCATCCAGGAGACGGTACTCACCTCACGGTACGGGCGCCTTGCCGTGGAGGTGCGGGTGCCGGTCGGGGTGAAGGAGCCGGAGGAGCTCTTCCTCAAGGGGGTGCTCTTCATCAACGACCGGAACGAGATCCCGCCTGCACCCTATCCCCCGTTGCGTTTCGAGTTTGCGAGGGAGGAGGGGGAAAACCTGGTCTTCTCGTCTCGTCCCCTCTACGTGGCGCCAGGGGCCTACCGTCTCAAACTCATGGTGGAACACAGGGTGTACTGGTATTCCTGGGAGATCCTTCCTCTCTCCGAAGGTGAGCATCCTCCGCTTCTCGTGGATGTGGGCGAGGTGGCCGAGCGTCCGCTCAGGGTGGAGGGTGTAGCCCGTGACGCCCTCAGCGACACGAGGATCCTGGAAGGGGTGCGGTTCCTCGTGCTCCTCGACGGTCGCTGGGTACCGATCGATGAGGTGGAGGCAGAGAGACTGGTGACCGGACGCGTGTGGCGCTTCCGGGCAGAGGCGGCGGGGTACTACCCCGAGGTCTTCTCCCTCCTCATACGCCCGGGGCAGGACGAGCTTATCCTCTCCGCCGCCCTGGTGCCGAAACCGGGGAGGCTCGTGCTCTCGGCGCCCGAGGGGGTCAGGTTCCTTCTCGACGGGAAGGAGCGGGTACGTGCAGGGGGACAGGATCTCGGGTGGGTGGATCTCTCTGCCTACCGCGGAGGGGAAGGGGTCTGGGACCTTCCGTCCGGTCGATATGAGGCCATGGTGCGCAAGGGAGAGGAAGAGGCGAGGTTGGTCTTCCTTCTTCCCCCCGAGGGAGAGGTGCGGCTCTCGGTGCGTGAAGGGGAGAGTGGACTCATGCTCATGAAGGAGGAATAG
- a CDS encoding metallophosphoesterase, with product MSLLDVLDQIRVRDGLPERDAYLALVEESLSLLEGEPPVYRPRDVEGRSGGLVYLDPELPTVIVPDLHARYDFFHALMHARLLGAGRVGEMLEEGRIQVLCLGDGFHSERRGRERWKEAFDEYATAFRVRKAMDEEMKESFALMEMVMRCKLAAPRCFHFLKGNHENILNEEGEGNHPFRKYAFEGEMVREYVLRFYGEDFLHTYARFEKALPLLAVGGRFLASHAEPAEVYDEEVVINMRLYPEVIYGLTWTDNEAADEGSVEGMLAHYLPDVPDAVYFGGHRPVSGAYMERAGGRYIQVHNPSRWGVAVVMPDRAFDPETDLVDIQ from the coding sequence ATGTCGCTCCTTGACGTGCTGGACCAGATACGGGTCAGGGACGGCCTTCCTGAACGGGATGCCTACCTTGCCCTGGTGGAGGAGAGCCTCTCTCTGTTGGAGGGTGAGCCCCCTGTGTACCGACCGCGGGATGTAGAGGGTCGGAGTGGGGGGCTCGTGTACCTCGATCCGGAGCTCCCCACTGTGATCGTGCCCGACCTGCACGCGAGGTACGACTTCTTCCACGCCCTCATGCACGCCCGGCTGTTGGGGGCCGGACGGGTGGGGGAGATGCTCGAGGAGGGGCGCATACAGGTGCTCTGCCTGGGCGATGGGTTCCACTCGGAGCGGAGGGGGAGGGAGCGGTGGAAGGAGGCCTTCGACGAGTACGCCACCGCCTTCAGGGTGCGCAAGGCCATGGACGAGGAGATGAAGGAGAGTTTCGCGCTCATGGAGATGGTGATGCGTTGTAAGCTCGCCGCTCCCCGTTGCTTCCACTTTCTGAAGGGAAACCATGAGAACATCCTCAACGAGGAAGGGGAAGGGAACCATCCTTTCAGGAAGTACGCCTTCGAAGGCGAGATGGTGAGGGAGTACGTGCTCCGGTTCTACGGCGAGGACTTCCTCCACACGTATGCGAGGTTCGAGAAGGCGTTGCCTCTCCTCGCGGTGGGAGGACGTTTCCTCGCCTCCCACGCCGAGCCTGCCGAGGTGTACGACGAGGAGGTGGTGATCAACATGCGGCTCTATCCCGAGGTGATCTACGGCCTCACCTGGACGGACAACGAGGCCGCGGACGAGGGGAGCGTGGAGGGGATGCTCGCGCACTACCTTCCGGACGTGCCCGATGCCGTGTATTTCGGAGGGCACCGGCCGGTCTCCGGTGCCTACATGGAGCGGGCGGGAGGGCGGTACATCCAGGTACACAATCCTTCGCGCTGGGGGGTGGCGGTGGTGATGCCCGACAGAGCCTTCGATCCCGAGACCGATCTCGTCGACATCCAGTGA
- a CDS encoding HU family DNA-binding protein: protein MNTFDRLPYEIQRQIEMLLQEQDPAVRDELKERYALAWEKKFQLFTSQTQSLGMQMLGRVEADDPRGLIILTYSGSLISLGPVREDRRWLEYASIKFRSDVPESIRAEDVRLAAPVEEGKTASFEGSALKQSSAVYKIAVCDPSLAPAEQERRVREATIYLTNGFVKINRSTMPATPTEIDHFTLRTITSYLSRRHGLPQKAVKELLADYLTLVEAGVLMGERVRLGNLGSFSLTVRPPRKARVMRHPATGGEILVPAQPAIAVPRFKPSRSFKEKAASVDISPLSPAEEP, encoded by the coding sequence ATGAATACATTCGACCGTCTCCCTTACGAAATACAGCGTCAGATAGAGATGCTGCTTCAAGAGCAAGATCCCGCGGTACGGGACGAACTGAAAGAGCGGTACGCGCTCGCGTGGGAAAAGAAGTTCCAGCTCTTCACGAGCCAGACACAGAGCCTCGGCATGCAGATGCTCGGCCGCGTGGAGGCGGACGATCCGAGAGGCCTCATCATCCTCACCTATTCAGGCTCGCTCATCAGCCTGGGGCCGGTCCGCGAAGATCGGAGGTGGCTCGAGTACGCCTCCATCAAGTTCCGTTCCGACGTGCCGGAGAGCATCCGCGCCGAAGACGTACGCCTCGCAGCACCTGTGGAGGAAGGGAAGACCGCCTCTTTCGAGGGATCGGCCCTCAAGCAGAGCTCAGCGGTCTACAAGATAGCGGTCTGTGATCCCTCGCTCGCCCCTGCAGAACAGGAGCGAAGGGTGAGGGAAGCAACCATCTACCTCACCAACGGGTTCGTGAAGATCAACAGGTCCACCATGCCCGCAACGCCCACTGAGATCGACCACTTCACCCTCCGAACCATCACCTCCTACCTCTCCCGCCGGCACGGCCTTCCCCAGAAGGCGGTGAAGGAACTCCTCGCCGACTACCTCACCCTCGTGGAGGCCGGCGTGCTCATGGGCGAGCGGGTACGCCTCGGGAACCTCGGATCCTTCAGCCTCACCGTACGCCCCCCACGCAAGGCACGGGTCATGCGGCACCCTGCCACGGGTGGAGAGATCCTCGTGCCCGCACAGCCTGCAATCGCCGTTCCCCGCTTCAAGCCCTCACGCTCCTTCAAGGAAAAGGCCGCCTCAGTGGACATCTCTCCTCTCAGCCCCGCCGAAGAACCATAG
- a CDS encoding FHA domain-containing protein: protein MGDDTIIGSSPVGKRLGSIQKREKNYCLIFGNKRLPIVTKITIGRASDNDVVIDNKLASRYHAFIQKIKNEYFLKDLNSTNGTHLNGVRIPPDKYVKLAPGDVVTIGKTNLIVM from the coding sequence ATGGGGGATGATACCATCATCGGTTCCAGTCCGGTGGGGAAGCGGCTGGGATCCATCCAGAAGCGCGAGAAGAACTACTGTCTCATCTTCGGCAATAAACGGCTTCCGATCGTCACCAAGATCACGATCGGCCGCGCCTCGGACAACGATGTGGTGATCGACAACAAGCTCGCGAGCAGGTATCATGCCTTCATCCAGAAGATCAAAAACGAGTATTTCCTCAAGGACCTCAACAGTACGAACGGTACCCATCTCAATGGCGTCCGCATTCCCCCTGACAAGTACGTGAAGCTCGCGCCGGGGGATGTGGTCACCATCGGCAAAACGAATCTCATCGTGATGTGA
- a CDS encoding 3-deoxy-7-phosphoheptulonate synthase: MVTRISQQAENLHIHAFEQLIPPRELKEALPLTEKALTTVVEARKTIVSILTKQDPRPIGLVGPCSIHDPVAALDYARRLAALREKVQDRLFLVMRVYFEKPRTSVGWRGFIFDPHLDGSGDIAYGLREARRLLLEINEMGLPAGSELLDFIVPQYIADLISWASIGARTTESQTHRDMASGLSMPVGFKNSTDGSIDNAINALKASRHPHNFLGIDQEGRTCIVRTTGNPHGHIILRGGRQGPNYYEEFVEEAESRMREGGFEPAIMIDCSHANSGKRYVRQERVFRAFLDQRLSGRTSLIGFMLESNIHEGCQKIPEDLSQLEYGVSVTDECIGWEKTEELILEAYERLGGGER, translated from the coding sequence ATGGTGACCCGCATCTCTCAGCAGGCTGAAAACCTTCACATCCACGCCTTTGAGCAGCTCATCCCACCCAGGGAGCTCAAGGAGGCCCTTCCCCTCACAGAGAAGGCCCTCACCACGGTGGTGGAGGCGAGGAAGACCATCGTGAGCATCCTCACCAAGCAGGACCCCCGTCCCATAGGCCTGGTGGGCCCCTGTTCCATCCACGACCCTGTGGCGGCCCTGGACTACGCACGTCGGCTCGCTGCACTCCGCGAGAAGGTCCAGGATCGACTCTTTCTCGTGATGCGGGTCTACTTCGAGAAACCGCGTACCTCGGTGGGATGGCGTGGGTTCATCTTCGATCCCCATCTCGATGGCTCGGGCGATATCGCCTACGGCCTCAGGGAGGCGAGGAGGCTCCTCCTGGAGATCAATGAGATGGGGCTCCCTGCGGGATCCGAGCTTCTCGACTTCATCGTGCCCCAGTACATCGCTGACCTCATCTCGTGGGCCTCCATCGGGGCGCGGACCACGGAGTCGCAGACGCACCGCGACATGGCGAGCGGTCTCTCCATGCCCGTTGGCTTCAAGAACAGCACCGACGGCAGCATCGACAACGCGATCAACGCCCTCAAGGCGAGCAGGCACCCACACAACTTCCTGGGAATCGACCAGGAGGGGCGCACCTGCATCGTCCGCACCACGGGCAATCCACACGGGCACATCATCCTTCGCGGAGGAAGGCAGGGCCCCAACTACTACGAGGAGTTCGTGGAGGAGGCCGAATCTCGCATGCGCGAGGGGGGGTTCGAGCCGGCCATCATGATCGACTGCAGCCACGCCAATTCAGGCAAACGCTACGTGCGCCAGGAGCGCGTCTTCCGGGCGTTTCTCGACCAGCGCCTTTCGGGGCGCACCTCCCTCATCGGCTTCATGCTCGAGAGCAACATCCACGAAGGGTGCCAGAAGATCCCTGAGGACCTTTCCCAACTGGAGTACGGTGTGTCGGTCACCGACGAGTGCATAGGGTGGGAGAAGACCGAGGAGCTCATCCTGGAGGCGTATGAACGACTGGGAGGCGGAGAGAGATAG
- a CDS encoding arsenate reductase family protein, which produces MNIIVYGTRKCRNTQKAIRFFKERRIPVQFFDLTERPFSPGEARKIAQALGNDVIDTESRLYRERLAFMEVSLEELLLEHPGALRTPVVREGTRITAGYVPEVWSSWFS; this is translated from the coding sequence GTGAACATCATCGTCTACGGTACCAGAAAGTGCAGGAACACGCAGAAGGCGATCCGCTTCTTCAAGGAGCGTCGCATCCCCGTGCAGTTCTTCGATCTCACCGAACGGCCCTTCAGCCCGGGGGAGGCGAGGAAGATCGCCCAGGCCCTGGGGAATGACGTGATCGATACAGAGTCCCGGCTCTACCGTGAGCGCCTCGCATTCATGGAGGTCTCCCTCGAGGAGCTCCTCCTCGAACACCCCGGTGCCCTCCGGACCCCCGTCGTGCGGGAGGGGACGCGTATCACCGCGGGCTATGTGCCCGAGGTGTGGTCTTCCTGGTTCTCCTAG
- the nrdR gene encoding transcriptional regulator NrdR — translation MKCPHCGSTDDKVIETRTLAGGEGIRRRRQCLSCGYRFTSYERIEEKPLMVIKKSGRREPFERGKIEKGILRAVEKLPVSGKTIEELVNRIEERAALYDPIAREVPTSVLGDMVLEELKALDFVAYIRFASVYKNFRDLKAFLEEIGHIQKTNNVTR, via the coding sequence GTGAAATGTCCTCACTGTGGGAGTACTGACGACAAGGTGATAGAGACGCGTACCCTCGCAGGAGGGGAGGGTATCCGGCGGAGACGGCAGTGCCTCTCGTGTGGATATCGGTTTACCTCGTACGAACGGATCGAGGAGAAACCCCTCATGGTCATCAAGAAGTCGGGAAGGAGGGAACCCTTCGAGCGCGGCAAGATCGAGAAGGGCATCCTGAGGGCGGTGGAGAAGCTCCCTGTCTCGGGCAAGACGATCGAGGAGCTGGTGAACCGCATCGAGGAACGCGCAGCCCTCTACGACCCCATCGCTCGTGAGGTTCCCACGTCGGTCCTGGGGGATATGGTGCTCGAGGAGCTCAAAGCCCTCGACTTTGTGGCCTACATCAGGTTCGCCTCTGTATACAAGAACTTCAGGGATCTCAAGGCATTCCTGGAGGAGATAGGACACATCCAGAAAACCAACAACGTGACACGCTAA
- a CDS encoding ribonucleoside triphosphate reductase — translation MEHEVSSRRETPAKYVVKRDGQIEFYDRSRITRAILKAIESVRGEKDKSLAEHLTDLVEEKIRALMRDRHPNSAPAIEEIQDLVETVLIEERQVDLAKAYILYRAQHSIMRDTRKLMLDISAIMDGYLSQSDWRVNENANVNYSLGGLILHNSGSITANYWLKKVYPPEIAEAHINGDFHIHDLSMFSGYCAGWSLRQLIEEGLGGVEGKVSSKPAKHLFTLVQQIVNFLGIMQNEWAGAQAFSSFDTYLAPFVKVDRLGYEEVKQAVQSFVFGVNTPSRWGSQAPFTNITLDWVVPEDLKDMPAIVGGKPQDFTYGECQEEMDMINRAFLEVMLEGDANGRGFAYPIPTYNITRDFDWDSENAALLFDMTGKYGTPYFQNFINSDLKPGDVRSMCCRLQLDKRELRKRGGGLFGSDEFTGSIGVVTINLPRIGYLSDSRTEFFRRLNHLMDLAAESLTIKRKVITRLLEAGLFPYTKRYLKHFNNHFSTIGLVGMNECLRNFMGKDITTPEGRAFALEVLQHMRRRLQDYQEDTGDLFNLEATPAESTSYRLARHDKEHYPDIITAGEEEPYYTNSTQLPVDYTADIFDALDLQEELQIQYTGGTVFHAFVGEAIDDWRVVRDLVKAIAGTYRIPYFTITPTFSVCPVHGYLKGEVRYCPHCEREERERILARIQELEQEKGRLQAAL, via the coding sequence ATGGAACATGAGGTGTCGTCCCGGCGAGAAACGCCGGCAAAGTATGTGGTGAAACGGGACGGACAGATCGAATTCTACGACAGGTCACGCATCACGCGGGCCATCCTCAAGGCCATCGAGAGCGTCCGGGGGGAGAAGGACAAAAGCCTCGCCGAACACCTCACCGATCTGGTAGAGGAGAAGATCCGCGCGCTCATGAGAGATCGCCATCCCAACTCGGCCCCGGCCATCGAGGAGATACAAGACCTGGTCGAGACCGTGCTCATCGAGGAACGCCAGGTGGACCTCGCCAAGGCCTACATCCTCTACCGGGCCCAGCACAGCATCATGCGAGACACCCGCAAGCTCATGCTCGACATCTCCGCCATCATGGACGGCTACCTCTCCCAGAGCGACTGGCGGGTCAACGAGAATGCGAACGTGAACTACTCCCTCGGTGGGCTCATCCTTCACAACTCGGGGAGTATCACGGCCAATTACTGGCTCAAGAAGGTCTATCCTCCCGAGATCGCAGAGGCGCACATCAACGGAGACTTCCACATCCACGACCTCTCCATGTTCTCCGGCTACTGTGCGGGGTGGTCGCTCAGGCAGCTCATCGAGGAGGGGCTCGGTGGTGTCGAGGGGAAGGTCTCCTCCAAGCCGGCGAAGCACCTCTTCACCCTGGTACAGCAAATCGTCAACTTCCTGGGTATCATGCAGAACGAGTGGGCCGGGGCCCAGGCCTTCTCGAGCTTCGACACCTATCTGGCCCCCTTCGTGAAGGTGGACAGGCTCGGCTACGAGGAGGTGAAACAGGCGGTCCAGAGCTTCGTCTTCGGCGTGAACACGCCCTCGCGGTGGGGCAGCCAGGCGCCGTTCACCAACATCACCCTGGACTGGGTGGTACCGGAGGACCTCAAGGACATGCCCGCGATCGTGGGAGGCAAGCCCCAGGATTTCACCTACGGCGAGTGCCAGGAGGAGATGGACATGATCAACCGGGCCTTCCTCGAGGTGATGCTCGAGGGGGACGCCAACGGCAGGGGGTTCGCCTATCCCATTCCCACCTACAACATCACGCGGGACTTCGACTGGGACAGCGAGAACGCCGCCCTGCTCTTCGATATGACGGGCAAGTACGGGACGCCCTACTTCCAGAACTTCATCAACTCCGACCTCAAGCCAGGAGACGTGCGCTCCATGTGCTGCAGGCTCCAGCTCGACAAGCGGGAGCTGAGGAAGCGGGGCGGCGGGCTCTTCGGCTCCGACGAGTTCACCGGCTCCATCGGGGTGGTGACCATCAACCTCCCCCGCATCGGGTATCTCTCGGACTCGCGGACCGAGTTCTTCAGACGGCTCAACCACCTCATGGACCTCGCCGCCGAATCGCTCACCATCAAGCGCAAGGTCATCACCCGGCTCCTGGAGGCGGGACTCTTCCCCTACACCAAACGCTACCTCAAGCACTTCAACAACCACTTCTCCACCATAGGGCTCGTGGGCATGAACGAGTGCTTGCGCAACTTCATGGGCAAGGACATCACCACGCCCGAGGGGAGGGCCTTCGCCCTCGAGGTGCTCCAGCACATGCGCCGCAGGCTCCAGGACTACCAGGAGGACACCGGCGACCTGTTCAACCTGGAGGCCACGCCGGCCGAGAGCACGAGCTACCGTCTCGCCCGGCACGACAAGGAGCACTACCCCGACATCATCACCGCAGGTGAGGAGGAACCGTACTACACCAACTCCACCCAGCTCCCCGTGGACTACACGGCCGACATCTTCGATGCCCTCGACCTGCAGGAGGAACTCCAGATCCAGTACACCGGGGGTACGGTGTTCCACGCCTTCGTGGGAGAGGCCATCGACGACTGGCGGGTGGTGCGCGATCTGGTGAAGGCCATTGCAGGAACCTATCGTATCCCGTACTTCACCATCACCCCCACATTTTCGGTGTGTCCGGTACACGGGTACCTGAAGGGAGAGGTGCGCTACTGTCCACACTGCGAACGTGAGGAGCGGGAGCGCATCCTCGCCAGGATCCAGGAACTGGAACAGGAAAAGGGCCGGCTCCAGGCCGCACTATAA
- the nrdD gene encoding thioredoxin family protein: MDVSTRLAEIDREIESLKARLAEVKGRETEIYTRIVGYYRSLKNWNKGKKEEYRHRKTFEVGLSFDTFRTRERREADEILYFYRKACPYCPAMRQALEEAGISYRAVDVDTAEGQSLAERYGVLGTPTVLLLDGKGKEVGRTTSPEELKDLLKGAAAVA; the protein is encoded by the coding sequence ATGGACGTGAGCACACGACTTGCAGAGATCGACCGGGAGATCGAATCGCTCAAGGCCAGGCTGGCCGAGGTGAAAGGAAGGGAGACCGAGATCTACACCCGGATCGTCGGCTACTACCGCTCGCTCAAGAACTGGAACAAAGGCAAGAAGGAAGAGTACCGACACAGGAAGACCTTCGAAGTGGGGCTGTCCTTCGACACCTTCAGGACACGGGAGCGGAGGGAAGCCGACGAGATCCTCTACTTCTACCGGAAGGCGTGCCCCTACTGTCCTGCCATGAGGCAGGCCCTCGAGGAGGCGGGGATCTCCTACCGGGCCGTAGACGTGGACACGGCCGAGGGGCAAAGCCTCGCGGAGCGATACGGCGTGCTCGGAACCCCCACCGTGCTCCTCCTCGACGGCAAGGGGAAGGAGGTGGGCCGTACCACCTCGCCTGAGGAGCTCAAGGATCTCCTCAAGGGCGCGGCTGCCGTGGCATGA
- a CDS encoding anaerobic ribonucleoside-triphosphate reductase activating protein, which translates to MSKAIRLGLVKTSLIDFPGMLSAVLFTGGCNLRCPYCHNPELVEGDSEDFLPWEEIRAFLTRRRGILKGVVFTGGEPLLKGFLPSLIEEVRGMGYACKLDTNGTLPQRLEEVLPLLDYVAVDFKTAPDLYHRVGGDTTGGEKVRESLGLVAQQGIPHEVRVTACPPIVDREVFSRMLEDLPEGIDHVVVAGFRPSVTLDPAYREVAPYPPEELEEWKHLCEERGIRCSLRFHTPHEDDPL; encoded by the coding sequence ATGAGCAAGGCGATCAGACTGGGGCTCGTGAAGACGAGCCTCATCGACTTTCCTGGCATGCTCAGCGCGGTCCTCTTCACGGGGGGGTGTAACCTCAGGTGCCCCTACTGCCACAATCCCGAATTGGTAGAGGGAGACTCCGAGGACTTCCTCCCGTGGGAGGAGATCCGCGCATTCCTCACACGGAGACGCGGGATACTCAAGGGCGTGGTCTTCACCGGAGGGGAGCCGCTGCTCAAGGGGTTTCTCCCCTCCCTCATCGAGGAGGTGCGGGGGATGGGGTACGCCTGCAAGCTCGACACGAACGGGACCCTTCCTCAACGGCTCGAGGAGGTGCTTCCCCTTCTCGACTACGTTGCGGTGGACTTCAAGACCGCGCCCGATCTCTACCACAGGGTGGGAGGCGACACGACCGGTGGAGAGAAGGTGCGGGAATCGCTCGGGCTCGTGGCGCAGCAGGGGATTCCCCATGAGGTACGGGTGACCGCCTGTCCCCCCATCGTGGACAGGGAGGTCTTCTCCCGGATGCTGGAGGACCTGCCGGAGGGGATCGACCACGTGGTGGTGGCAGGCTTCAGGCCCTCGGTGACCCTCGATCCCGCCTATAGGGAGGTTGCGCCGTACCCGCCGGAGGAACTCGAGGAGTGGAAGCATCTCTGCGAAGAGAGGGGCATCCGTTGTTCCCTGCGGTTCCACACCCCTCACGAGGACGATCCCCTGTAA